The DNA window ATCGAGGAACTCGAGTTGCGGCATCCGGGCCAATTGCAGCAAGCCGTCGTCCGTCAGTTCTCGAGAACCGCCTAGCTTCAAAGCGGTAACGTGATCGAGTGTGGCGATGCGGGCCAGTGTTGCGTCCGTCATGAGACCATTCGCCTCGACCGCCGGGATGCGATTCTCCTGCAGGACTGCGATCAGTTCGTCCCACTCCGAGGCACGCAAACGGCGTCTGGGACCAATTCGCTTCTCTTTGGGGTCGAGAATGTACGGCGCTCCCGGCGGGGACGCGCCCACCCCTACAGCCTCAAGCAATGTCTCCCAACTGCCAAAACCCGCGTCCTGCGCAATCAGCATCTGCGCTTCGTCCACCGCCAGGTAGTTCTTCGGCACACGCGAGGAGCGCTCCCGGAATGCATAGACACGACGCCAGATCTCGGCGCGCAGATCCTCGAAGCTAAAGCTACGTTCATAGTGTTGGTTCAATAGCGCGAGCGCGGTCTCATCGCCTTCGTAGGCATCAGCAAAGGCTTGCGCGGCGCGCCGATACTTGCCGGCAGCAGGCGTGAAAGACAGCTTCAAGTGCTTCCAACTGGTTGCGCCATATTCGCGAGCCAGAGCGTGCTGGACATCGCGCAAGACAGGCTGCTCAGGAGCATTAGGATAGGCACGCTGCATCCGCGCGAGCGCCGCCGCATCATGGACATGGAGCGCTTTCAGCCAGCGCTTGGCCTCTCGTCTCAGATTGTCGAGAGTCGTAGCAGAACTGAGTTTTCGGGACATAACCTTCCTTCCGCAATTGCCCAGTGTCCGCTTCGTTCAGGGCTGGAATGAAAGGTTCGTAAAGAAATGAGAACCAATTGGGTGGGAGCACGCTCCCTTGCCGCGGACCGGAGGCGCCCCAAGGCGCGCTGGGCCTAGACTCGCATAACGCGAAGTTAGTGTCAACCACCTGATACACTCAAGCATCGAGAAGCTTGACGACATCGGATGGCCCATCTCGCTGCCCAGGCTCTGGGCTCAGCATCCCGCTCTTCTCAATCGGCTCCCCGTTCGAGCATCTGTTAGACAACACCGGCGCGACCCCAGCGGCAAGCTACTCGCGCCGCAGCTCAGCCGCTACATTCATCCCACCAGAACGAAGCGCCGGCGGAGTAGCAGCGAGCAATACAACTGCGACCAACATGACAGTAACAACTCCAAATGTCACGGGATCATTCGGACTCACCTTGAATAACATCGTCTCGATAAAACGAGTCAGCCAGGCACCGGCGATGGCGCCGGCGGCGAGGCCAAAGATTGCCATCGCCAGTGTCTGGCTGTAGAGTAGGCTCGCGATGTCAGCAAAGCCGGCACCTAACGCCACCCGGATGCCCATCTCCTTGCGCCGCAAGCTGGCGAGATAGCTCGAAACACCGTAGACTCCGCTCGCAGCCAGAACTGCCGCCAGAGCCGCGAAGATGCTGATCAACCACATCCCCCGTCGCACCGAATCGGTGAGATAGCCGGTGCGTTGCTCAAGAGTCTGAGGCGGATCTAGCGGGATCAGTGGCGACTCCTCCGCAGTTGCTCTCTGGACGGCCGACGACAGAGACATGGGAGCAATGCTCGAACGGATCAGGAAGTAGGACATCCGAAGCCCGGCCTGGCTCTCCGGAAGATAAATGTGCTCAACCTCGCAATCAGAGAAAGAGTTGACGCAAATATTCCCGATGACACCAACAATCTCGGCGTGGAGTTCTCCGCCCCCGGTCACGTTATAACCAATCCGGGGAACGACAATCCGCTGGCCGAGGGCCTTCCCCGCGAAATAGCGCGTCGCAATCGATTCGCTGACCACCACTACGGGAGTGCTGCCTTCGCGATCCGTTGGCGTGAAGCTACGTCCAGCGCGCATCGGGATTCTGGCGACCCGGAAGTAGCCATCGCTCGCGATGACTAGTGCAGCCTGTCTGGTACTTCGGCTTGCCGCTCCGCCTACCGGCTGGACATCCATCATCATCGTTACCCCGCCCATGGGAAGCGTACTCACCGTAGCAACATCAAGAACTCCCGGAAGCGCCGCCAGCTTTTCGCGCAAGCGGGCGTACAACGCAATACCAGCGGTGCGGGAACCATCCTGTGACGGCGGTTGCGCCATGAAATGAGTGAGGACCTTCTGCGGATCGTATCCCAGGTTTGTACTTCTCATCGCAACAAATGTTCGTAGGAGTAACCCGGAACCGAGCAGTAGGACGAAGGCAAGAGCAAGCTCCGCAGCAACTAGAAAGCCTTGCCATCGCCGTGAGGATCGATCCCCCATAGCGGCCGTCCCCTGAAAGGCCGGAACCATACCAAAGAGCATCGCGGTGAGAAGTCCTGTAGCCAGACACCATGCGAATACACGAAGATCGATCGACACCTCTTCCGCCCGCGGAAGAGTGGCAGTCAGAGGACGAGCAAGCGATAGCGCAACGATTGCAATGACAAGCGCCGCAACCCTTGCCGCGAGACAGAGGAGCAGCGATTCCGCAAACAAGAAACGCACAATCCTCCATCGGGGCGCTCCCAGGGCAGTTCGAATTTTCATCTCCCTCTCGCGTGTTCTTGATCGAGCAAGAAGAAGATTTGCAACGTTGGCACAGGCAATCAACAGGACCAGCGAAACGGCTCCCAGCAGTACGCGCAATAGGGGTGCCGCGGGCCCGGTGATGTCTTCCAAAACTGATGTAGTCTTCAACTTCAGATCCTGAAAACGGGGCAGCGTCGGCCGGAGTTGCTGGGAGAGAAACTGCAGTTCCGTTTGAGCCTGGTCTGGAGTGGTATCCGGCTTCAGCCGGCCAGTCACATACAGCCCGGCGGATTGATCATCCAGTATGTAGGGCGTGAAAATCATGGATGCACTTGCACCGATGGGCTGGAATTCGGGAGGCATCACTCCGATGACGACCCAGGGGGATTTGTCGAGAAGAATCTTCTGCCCAACGATGTCCCTCCTGCCGCCAAAGCGGCGCTGCCAGAAGCCGTGTTCCAACACGACCACTTTGTTTCTACCTGGTTGATGCTCCTCCGGCAGAAAGGTGCGTCCCAGCATCGCCTGGGCGTGCTGGAGGGCGAACCAGTTGGATGTGACACAGGGTCCCCAGACCTGCTCTCGTTCCGCATCATGCTCCAGAGTGAATGGGCAGAATTGCATACCAGACAGTTGGTCCAAGGTCTTCGACTGGGCACGAATGATTTTGAAGACTTCCGGGTCGACAAAGCCAAGTCCACCGGTATGACCAGCGTCCTGAATGCGCATGATCCGGTTCGTCTCGAAGCCCGCAAGCGGGCGGAGTAAGACAGAGTTGACCACGGAGAAGATCGTTGCATTGGCGCCGATGCCCAAAGAGAGGGTGCCGATCGCAAGAAGTGCAAAAAGCGGCGAACGACGGAGTCCGCGAAAAGCGATAGCCAGATCACCCAACATGGCGACTAGGATAATCGGATAAAAAGACGGATGCCAGGCCGGTTGTTTGACACATTCCGCAGAGCAAAGATTATTCCGTAACTGCTTCCGCGAGGATCGTGCCGGAGACCGCATCCACTTTCAACTTGCGGAGGTGGAGCAATGCGACATAGCGCTCGTCAGATCCAATCACGAGATAAAAACGGCAACCTTGCTGCGGCTCTGGCGTGCGCTTCATCTCTGCGAGCCAACCTAACTTATAACGCAAACGGTAATAGTTGACCGTAGGTTCGAAAGTCCAGTTGCCGCCGATACATTCCGGCTGCGTAGGATGCAGGTCTCGCAGGTGACTCATCATCGCTGCTACTCCAGCGTCGCTTCGGAAGTCGTAGTAATACCGAAGGTCTGCCTGCACCACAAACAGGAGGGCAAGGCAGGTAGAAGCGGCGCCGAAGACAACGGAAAACCGCTTTGGCCAGTCGCTCTGTTGTGCCGCCCAGTTCCATAGGAAGGCGCAGGACAACAACGCGGTCCAGAGCAGATAGATCCCAGTCCGGCTCCACGGGTATAAAGCGCCCAAGACCTGATGGGCAGCGGTCAGCATGGCGAGGCTCAGCGTCAGACAACCCACCGCGAGCGTTGCCGGTAGATCGCAGCGCTTCGCGGCAATCAGACCTGCCACCAGGATGAGGATCAACAGCAATGGCGCCATCGTGCCGTTCAGGGCTGCGGCCATCTGGAGGGGAATCCGCTCCCCGTATTGGGTGGTGGGCTCCAGCAAGCTCGCAAAGGCTTCGCTCCAGTCATTGGACCCGAAGTAAAAGTGTGCGCGGCCGGCATGCCACAGAGGGATCGCGAGAATCGGCCCGAGCGTGACTGCAAAGGGTAAGACCATTTGCTTGAGAGGCGCCCACAACTCTGTGCCACGGAGTGCTCTTGCAGCAAGAAGCGAGAGGCTGAGCGCGATCGAAGGCACCAGAAAGGTGAGGTTGCAGGCAGTGCTCAAAGCAAGCAAGACGCTGCCGCGGACGACTCGATCGGAAAGATAGGCAATCAACGCCCAGGTGAAGAAGGCCAGCCCGGCGCCATAACCACGGGCAACCGACAGATAGTCAGCCACAAGTGGATGGGCCGTGAGCAGAACCACCGCAACGACAAAGCGCCAACCATCGCCCATCACCTTACGGCAAAGCACTCCAACGCCCCATAAAAAACATAGCCCGGCAAGCATGCTGGGCAATCGCAAGATGGGCTCGGACTTGCCAAACTTATGAACTGCAAGCCAAGTGGCCCAGGTATGCAGCACATGGTAGCCTGCATCATACTTCGACCATAGAGCGCTAGCATCCTGGTTCAGGAATAGGTGGTACACGTAAGACTCATCA is part of the Bryobacter aggregatus MPL3 genome and encodes:
- a CDS encoding ADOP family duplicated permease, whose amino-acid sequence is MLGDLAIAFRGLRRSPLFALLAIGTLSLGIGANATIFSVVNSVLLRPLAGFETNRIMRIQDAGHTGGLGFVDPEVFKIIRAQSKTLDQLSGMQFCPFTLEHDAEREQVWGPCVTSNWFALQHAQAMLGRTFLPEEHQPGRNKVVVLEHGFWQRRFGGRRDIVGQKILLDKSPWVVIGVMPPEFQPIGASASMIFTPYILDDQSAGLYVTGRLKPDTTPDQAQTELQFLSQQLRPTLPRFQDLKLKTTSVLEDITGPAAPLLRVLLGAVSLVLLIACANVANLLLARSRTREREMKIRTALGAPRWRIVRFLFAESLLLCLAARVAALVIAIVALSLARPLTATLPRAEEVSIDLRVFAWCLATGLLTAMLFGMVPAFQGTAAMGDRSSRRWQGFLVAAELALAFVLLLGSGLLLRTFVAMRSTNLGYDPQKVLTHFMAQPPSQDGSRTAGIALYARLREKLAALPGVLDVATVSTLPMGGVTMMMDVQPVGGAASRSTRQAALVIASDGYFRVARIPMRAGRSFTPTDREGSTPVVVVSESIATRYFAGKALGQRIVVPRIGYNVTGGGELHAEIVGVIGNICVNSFSDCEVEHIYLPESQAGLRMSYFLIRSSIAPMSLSSAVQRATAEESPLIPLDPPQTLEQRTGYLTDSVRRGMWLISIFAALAAVLAASGVYGVSSYLASLRRKEMGIRVALGAGFADIASLLYSQTLAMAIFGLAAGAIAGAWLTRFIETMLFKVSPNDPVTFGVVTVMLVAVVLLAATPPALRSGGMNVAAELRRE